In one window of Campylobacter coli DNA:
- the ccsA gene encoding cytochrome c biogenesis protein CcsA: MKNIIKSVGDLRISIVLFLLFALSCGLATFIESAYGTPTAWAMVYDSFWFEYIQLLLGINLLFGMLRYKMFALKKIPLMIFHFSFLFILLGSAMTRYGGFEGLLAIREHTQNALVESSKTSLRISTIKDGERYTSVNDRYIGNLPFANSFKLNLNMGDEKAVLKYKNLILDADYVYKEDNISSPLLVLTVSEKNSQGANLEFRSGEVQNINGINFAFMNDDVAKPYIKIDKNLKLSSSENLNVFNMKKGENSTLKIGEEANAKDLRLYSLDNLNFVVKFASLHGTQEIQGVNRPQDESFWLWFKSAWLEFARTVMISSFGEPQNWKASWLTNFKEFAMSKDYQALELKGAHALKLQLDYKNESKEFYVFEYNKPTVIELAGQKFFISWALAYEQLPFEIYLRDFVLDRYPGSMSPASYASEITVKNNEDTFDYRIFMNNVLDYKGYRFYQSSYDQDEKGTILSVNKDPGKIPTYIGYFLLCLGMFLNFLNPHSRFRTLARLINKDALKHTASALALLVALFGADKMLAQDLNISLEQNMPIVDKTHVKELKALIVQKSVDGRMIPFDTLAREILEKIHKSADYKGQEASAIMLSMLINVDLWQNEAFILMPSNKNVREAIAEILEISPELKYVKYKDFFDANNRYKLQKYVENANRKNPNARGVFDKEIINLDERANVVNLVFSGELFKFIPIQNHDNNAWLAPFSAITTLKGEEGQFVLALIKNYFSSVDTAFHDGNWTRANEALGLIKQYQEKIGHEVMPNKTKVEMEIFSNKAEIFVKLAPVYLIAGFLLLIVLLLKMVAPKLKISLIFKIIYILNILAFIIHTIGLGLRAYLADHAPWSNGYESMVYIAWALSLSGIFFSRKSPIALSLTSILAGIVLAVAHLSEMNPQITNLMPVLNSYWLSIHVSVITASYGFLGLCSLLGIFTLILMCFLKENNQYNQSILRNITEATRINEMSMIFGLCLLTVGNFLGAIWANESWGRYWSWDPKETWALVSILVYAAILHIRMIPKYSNQFTFALWSMFAYWVVIMTYFGVNYFLVGLHSYAAGEAAQIPSYVYWGIAIMIVLALLARRKREFVGKL, translated from the coding sequence ATGAAAAATATTATCAAAAGTGTAGGTGATTTAAGAATTTCTATAGTTTTATTTTTGCTTTTTGCCTTATCCTGTGGTTTGGCAACTTTTATAGAGAGTGCCTATGGCACGCCTACTGCGTGGGCAATGGTATATGATAGTTTTTGGTTTGAGTATATACAGCTTTTATTGGGTATAAATTTATTGTTTGGCATGCTTCGTTATAAGATGTTTGCTTTAAAAAAAATACCTTTGATGATTTTTCATTTTTCTTTTCTTTTTATCTTACTTGGCTCTGCTATGACTCGTTATGGTGGTTTTGAAGGTTTACTAGCGATTCGCGAGCATACTCAAAATGCCTTAGTTGAAAGTTCTAAAACCTCTTTAAGAATTTCCACCATTAAAGATGGAGAGCGTTATACTTCTGTAAATGATCGTTATATAGGAAATTTACCTTTTGCAAATTCCTTTAAATTAAATTTAAATATGGGAGATGAAAAAGCTGTCTTAAAATACAAAAATTTAATTTTAGATGCGGATTATGTTTACAAAGAAGACAATATTTCTTCACCTTTGCTTGTTTTGACTGTTTCTGAAAAAAATTCTCAAGGCGCAAATTTGGAATTTAGATCAGGAGAGGTACAAAATATCAATGGGATTAATTTTGCCTTTATGAATGATGATGTAGCTAAGCCTTATATTAAAATAGATAAAAATTTAAAATTAAGTTCGAGTGAAAATTTAAATGTTTTCAATATGAAAAAAGGTGAAAATTCAACTCTTAAAATCGGCGAAGAAGCAAATGCTAAAGATCTTAGATTGTATAGTTTAGATAATTTAAATTTTGTAGTGAAATTTGCCTCTTTGCATGGAACTCAAGAAATTCAAGGTGTTAATAGGCCTCAAGATGAAAGTTTTTGGCTATGGTTTAAATCAGCTTGGTTAGAATTTGCAAGAACTGTAATGATATCAAGTTTTGGAGAACCACAAAATTGGAAAGCTTCTTGGCTTACAAATTTTAAAGAATTTGCTATGAGTAAAGATTATCAGGCTTTGGAATTAAAAGGAGCGCATGCGCTAAAACTTCAACTAGATTATAAGAATGAAAGTAAAGAATTTTATGTATTTGAATACAATAAACCTACTGTAATAGAACTTGCTGGACAAAAATTCTTTATCTCATGGGCGCTTGCATATGAGCAATTACCTTTTGAAATTTATTTAAGAGATTTTGTTTTAGATCGTTATCCTGGATCTATGTCTCCTGCTTCTTATGCAAGTGAAATTACAGTTAAAAACAATGAAGATACTTTTGATTATAGGATTTTCATGAATAATGTTTTAGATTATAAGGGTTATAGATTTTATCAAAGTTCTTACGATCAGGATGAAAAAGGGACGATATTATCGGTCAATAAAGACCCGGGTAAAATTCCTACATACATAGGTTATTTCTTGCTTTGTTTGGGTATGTTTTTAAATTTCTTAAACCCACATTCAAGATTTAGAACTCTAGCAAGACTTATCAATAAAGATGCCTTAAAGCATACTGCTAGTGCTTTAGCTTTACTTGTAGCTTTATTTGGAGCAGATAAAATGCTTGCTCAAGATTTAAATATAAGCTTAGAGCAAAATATGCCTATAGTAGATAAAACACATGTTAAAGAGCTTAAAGCCCTTATCGTGCAAAAATCTGTAGATGGTAGAATGATACCTTTTGATACTTTAGCTAGAGAAATTTTGGAAAAAATTCATAAGAGTGCGGACTATAAAGGACAAGAAGCAAGTGCTATAATGCTTTCAATGCTTATTAATGTGGATTTATGGCAAAATGAAGCTTTTATCTTAATGCCAAGCAATAAAAATGTTCGTGAAGCCATCGCTGAAATTTTAGAAATTTCTCCAGAATTAAAATATGTCAAATATAAGGATTTCTTTGATGCTAATAATCGCTATAAACTTCAAAAATATGTGGAAAATGCTAATCGCAAAAATCCGAATGCTAGAGGCGTATTTGATAAAGAAATCATTAATCTAGACGAAAGAGCAAATGTTGTAAATTTAGTTTTTAGTGGAGAACTTTTTAAATTTATTCCTATACAAAATCATGACAATAATGCATGGTTAGCTCCTTTTTCTGCTATTACAACACTTAAGGGCGAAGAGGGTCAGTTTGTTTTGGCGCTTATAAAAAACTATTTTTCTTCCGTAGATACAGCTTTTCATGATGGAAATTGGACAAGAGCTAATGAAGCTTTAGGGCTTATCAAGCAATATCAAGAGAAAATAGGGCATGAGGTTATGCCTAATAAAACGAAAGTAGAGATGGAGATTTTTTCAAATAAGGCTGAAATTTTTGTCAAGCTTGCTCCTGTTTATTTGATCGCGGGATTTTTATTATTGATCGTTCTTTTGCTTAAAATGGTTGCACCAAAGCTTAAAATTTCTCTTATATTTAAAATTATTTATATTTTAAATATTTTAGCCTTTATCATCCATACCATAGGACTTGGATTACGTGCTTATTTAGCAGATCATGCCCCTTGGAGTAATGGATATGAAAGCATGGTTTATATAGCTTGGGCTTTATCTCTTTCAGGAATTTTCTTTTCTCGAAAAAGTCCGATTGCTTTATCTTTAACTTCTATACTTGCGGGTATTGTTTTAGCTGTGGCTCACTTAAGTGAGATGAATCCACAAATTACAAATCTTATGCCAGTGCTTAATTCGTATTGGCTTAGTATCCATGTGTCTGTTATTACTGCTAGCTATGGATTTTTAGGGCTTTGCTCTTTGCTTGGAATTTTTACTTTAATATTGATGTGTTTTTTAAAAGAAAACAATCAATACAATCAAAGTATTTTAAGAAATATCACAGAGGCAACTCGTATCAATGAAATGTCGATGATTTTTGGGCTTTGCTTACTTACTGTTGGAAATTTCTTAGGTGCAATTTGGGCCAATGAGAGTTGGGGTAGATATTGGAGTTGGGATCCAAAAGAAACTTGGGCTTTGGTAAGTATTTTGGTTTATGCGGCTATTTTGCATATTAGAATGATTCCAAAATACTCTAATCAATTTACATTTGCACTATGGAGTATGTTTGCTTATTGGGTTGTTATCATGACTTATTTTGGGGTAAATTATTTCTTAGTAGGTTTGCATTCTTATGCAGCAGGAGAAGCTGCTCAAATTCCTAGTTATGTTTATTGGGGAATTGCGATTATGATCGTTTTAGCATTGCTTGCAAGAAGAAAGCGTGAGTTTGTAGGCAAGCTTTAA
- a CDS encoding tRNA 2-selenouridine synthase, with product MGSEIKVGNETHFVNFSYLKKKFPQVLSNGCKYYRDDYINSYKIGESNFNFDDKPEFAYYEDQFKAYMGEENYKKLRPYLGMTTYYVCEGKKYPVVFATMIDYKVKNYGLFGDEGRGFSFSSISRKSAGGGSFHYFTNGKFIKSDEKYTGQSY from the coding sequence TTGGGTAGTGAAATTAAAGTAGGAAATGAAACTCATTTTGTGAATTTTTCTTATTTGAAGAAAAAATTCCCCCAAGTCCTTTCTAATGGTTGTAAATATTATCGTGATGATTATATTAATAGCTATAAAATAGGCGAATCTAATTTTAATTTCGATGATAAACCCGAATTTGCATACTATGAAGATCAATTTAAAGCATATATGGGTGAAGAAAACTATAAAAAATTAAGACCTTATTTAGGTATGACAACTTATTATGTGTGTGAGGGTAAAAAATATCCTGTTGTTTTTGCTACCATGATAGATTATAAAGTAAAAAATTATGGATTATTTGGAGATGAAGGAAGAGGATTTAGCTTTTCAAGCATTAGTCGTAAAAGTGCAGGCGGAGGATCTTTTCATTATTTTACTAATGGTAAATTTATAAAAAGTGATGAAAAATATACAGGACAAAGTTACTGA